One Malus domestica chromosome 11, GDT2T_hap1 genomic region harbors:
- the LOC103447330 gene encoding cinnamoyl-CoA reductase 1-like — MSKQGEVVCVTGGSGGIGSWLVRLLLHGDYTVHATVKDLKDDGETKHLEALVEGAESRLRLFQIDLLDYNSILAAVNGCSGVFHLASPCIVDQVHDPEKELLDPAIKGTLNVLTAAKQAGVSRVVLTSSISAITPSPSWPSDKVKGEDCWTDIDYCKQKGLWYPLSKTLAEKAAWEFAKEKGLDVVVVNPGTVMGPVISPRLNASMLMLLRILEGCTETYEDFFMGSVHFKDVALAHILVYENKSATGRHLCLEAISRYGDFVAKVAELYPEYKVHSLPKDTQLGLLREKNAAKKLMNLGLEFIPMDQIIKDGVESLKSKGFIS, encoded by the exons ATGTCGAAGCAGGGTGAGGTCGTATGCGTTACCGGTGGAAGCGGCGGCATCGGATCCTGGCTCGTCCGTCTCCTCCTCCACGGTGATTACACCGTCCACGCCACCGTCAAGGATCTCA AGGACGATGGCGAGACGAAGCATCTAGAAGCGTTAGTAGAGGGGGCAGAGTCGCGCCTCCGTCTCTTCCAGATCGACCTCCTCGACTACAACTCCATACTCGCCGCCGTCAATGGTTGCTCCGGCGTCTTCCACCTCGCCTCTCCCTGCATCGTCGACCAAGTCCACGACCCCGAG AAGGAGCTTCTGGACCCGGCGATCAAAGGAACGCTCAATGTTCTGACGGCCGCGAAGCAGGCTGGGGTCAGCCGTGTGGTGCTGACGTCATCCATCTCCGCCATCACTCCCAGCCCAAGCTGGCCGTCCGATAAGGTCAAGGGCGAGGATTGCTGGACAGACATTGATTACTGCAAGCAGAAGGGA TTGTGGTATCCATTATCGAAAACGCTGGCGGAGAAAGCTGCGTGGGAATTTGCCAAGGAGAAGGGGCTGGATGTGGTTGTGGTGAATCCGGGCACGGTGATGGGCCCTGTTATCTCGCCCAGGCTCAATGCTAGCATGTTGATGCTCCTTCGCATTCTTGAGG GCTGCACTGAAACATATGAGGACTTCTTTATGGGATCTGTGCATTTTAAAGATGTTGCTCTCGCACACATTTTAGTGTATGAGAACAAATCAGCGACCGGTAGGCACTTGTGTTTGGAAGCTATATCACGTTATGGTGACTTTGTGGCAAAGGTTGCTGAACTTTACCCTGAGTACAAGGTTCACAG TTTGCCAAAGGACACCCAACTGGGCTTGCTGAGGGAAAAGAACGCAGCGAAGAAGCTAATGAACTTGGGTTTAGAATTCATTCCCATGGATCAAATTATCAAGGACGGTGTGGAGAGCCTAAAGAGCAAGggatttatttcataa